A stretch of DNA from Pseudonocardia hierapolitana:
CCGACCAGTGCTCCAGCGACTCCTCCTTGAGATCCGATGACCCGTCGACCCGGTACATGATGTTCAGGGGGCCACCCTCGCCCCCCACGCGCTCGGCCACCCGGTCCCGCAGCCAGCCGCTGAACTGCGCCGACTCCTCGGTGAAGCCCAGCCGCAGGAGGGCGTAGATCGAGAACGACGCGTCCCGTACCCAGGTGAAGCGGTAGTCCCAGTTGCGCTCGCCGCCCACCTGCTCGGGCAGCCCCGTGGTCGGAGCGGCCACCATCCCGCCGGTCGGGGCGTAGGTCATCAGCTTGAGCGTGATCGCCGAGCGCTGCAGTGTCTCCCGCCAGCGGCCGGTATAGGTCGACTGGGCCAGCCATGAGCGCCAGAACTCGACCGTGTCGTCGAACATCTGCCGGAACTCCGCCACCCGGATCTCGCGCGGCGGGCCCTCCGCCGCCGACTCCAGCACCACACCTCGCACGTCCCCGGCCTTCAGATCGATCGACACCCGAACGTCGCCCTCCTCGACGCGGACCTCCGCCAGGCGCGCGTCGTCGGGCTCCCGCACCGCGTGCAGGGTCAACGTCAGGGCATCGGTGCTGAACACCGCCCCGTGCTGGGTCAGCTCCGTCCGGTGCGCCCTACGGCCGTACTCGAACCGCGGGGCGATGTCGACCTCGAAGCTCATCTCGCCGCGGACGCAGCGCAGCATCCGCACGAGCCGGTGGTTCCCGGTGGCCTCCCGGCCCGACGGCGTCATGAAGTCGACGACCTCGCCCACCCCGGCCTCGGTGATGAACCGCGTGATGAGCACGGCCGTGTCCGGGAAGTACATCTGCTTCGACTCGCAGTCACGGCTGGGCCGGACCCGGAAGTGGCCCCCACGCTCGTCGTCGAGGAGAGCACCGAAGACGCTCGGAGAGTCGAAACGCGGGCAGCAGAACCAGTCGATCGATCCATCCGTACTCACCAGCGCCGCCGTCTGCAGGTCGCCGATCAGCCCGTGGTCGGCGATCGCTGCCTCGGTCATGACTGCCTCCTCCGTACCGAACGAGAGACCGCTCCGCGAGCAAGTCACGCCCCACGGTCAAGGCCACCCTGCCCGGACGGAACGGCCGAGGCATCACCCGCGACGGACGAGCGACCGCAGTCGCCTCCACGGCCCCGCCCTGTTTCTGCCCGGTTGCGCCCGCTGCCCGATAGCGCCCCGGTTTCGGCCGGGAGCGCGCGACGACCCGCACGCTGCTCACCTCAGCGAGGTGATGCGTCGCCGTCGGCGCCGCCGGACCGTGGGCTTCCTCGACGTCGCACTCAACCGGCGCCCGAGGAGTCGACGTGTCCGACGGCCGGCACTACGACGTCGTCGTCATCGGCACCGGCGCGGGCGGCGGCACGCTCGCGCACCGGCTCGCCCCGTCCGGGATGCGTGCTGATGCTCGAACGCGACTCGGATGATCGAGGGGGAGCACCGTGGCAGCAGACCGAGTGGATGCTCTTGTCATATTCGGGGCAACAGGTGACCTGGCGAAGCTGGAGACCTTTCCCGCCCTGGTGGGCCTGGTGGACCGGGAGGTGCTCGACGTCCCCGTCATCGGGGTCGCCAAGAGCGGCTGGAACCTCGACCGCTTCCGTGACTACGCCGCGCGGTCGCTGCGGGATAACGGCATGGACGTCGAGTCGCCGGCGGCGCGGACGATGCTCGGCCTGCTCCGTTACGTGGACGGGGATCTCGGCGACGACGCCACCTACGCGGAGATGTCCCGGCAGATGGGTGACGCCCGGCGGGCCCTGTTCTACCTGGAGGTGCCCCCGTTCCTGTTCGGCCGCATCGCCGAGGGCATCTCGAAGGCGGGACGGGCCGAGGGCGCCCGGGTGATGGTGGAGAAACCCTTCGGCACCGACCTGGACAGCGCCATCGCGCTCAACGAGACCATGCACCGGTACTTCCCGGAGGACGCCATATATCGCGTCGACCACTGGCTGGGACTGGATCCGCTCAACGACGTCCTCGTTGCCCGGTTCGCCAACTCGATGATCGAGCCGCTGCTCAACCGCGACCACGTGGAGAGCATCCAGATCACGATGGCCGAGGCCTTCGACGTCGCCGACCGGGGCCGGTTCTACGACGGGACCGGCGCGATCCGCGACGTCGTGCAGAACCACATGCTGCAGGTGCTGGCCACCGTGGTCGCCGACCCGCCGGACGGCTCCGGCGTGAACTCGTGGCTGGACGCGAAGGCGCGCGTGGTGTCCGCACTGCGGCCGCTGACGCCTGCGGACACAGTCCGCGGCCAGTACGACGGCTACCGCGACGTGGACGGTGTCGACGCGCTGTCGACGGTGGAGTCGTACGTCGCGGTCCGGCTCGCGCTCGACTCGTGGCGGTGGGCGGGCGTGCCCCTGCTCATCCGCGCCGGCAAGACCCTGCCCGTGACCGCGACGGAGATCAGTATCAAGTTCCGCCCGGTGCCGTACGACGTGTTCGCGATGTTCGGTGTAACGGGCAAGAACCTCACCAACGCGCTGCGGTTCCGCATCTGGCCGAACACTCAGATCAGCCTCACGCTGGCCGGGAAGAAGCCGGGCCCGGGAGCCGAGCCGCGACTGAACGACCTCGTGTTCGCCGAGCACGCCGGTGAGGAAATGCGACCCTACGACCGGCTCATCGGCGCCGCCCTCGACGGTCGCCGGGTCTTCTTCGCCCGGCAGGACACCGTGGAGGCGGCGTGGCGCGTCGTCGACCCGGTTCTCGGCGACGCCGTACCCGTGCACACGTACCCGCGGGGCAGCTGGGGACCGAAGGAGGCCGACAGCCTGCTCCCGAACGGCGAGACCTGG
This window harbors:
- a CDS encoding glycoside hydrolase family 15 protein, with amino-acid sequence MTEAAIADHGLIGDLQTAALVSTDGSIDWFCCPRFDSPSVFGALLDDERGGHFRVRPSRDCESKQMYFPDTAVLITRFITEAGVGEVVDFMTPSGREATGNHRLVRMLRCVRGEMSFEVDIAPRFEYGRRAHRTELTQHGAVFSTDALTLTLHAVREPDDARLAEVRVEEGDVRVSIDLKAGDVRGVVLESAAEGPPREIRVAEFRQMFDDTVEFWRSWLAQSTYTGRWRETLQRSAITLKLMTYAPTGGMVAAPTTGLPEQVGGERNWDYRFTWVRDASFSIYALLRLGFTEESAQFSGWLRDRVAERVGGEGGPLNIMYRVDGSSDLKEESLEHWSGYRRSRPVRIGNGASDQLQLDIYGEALDSIFFADEHGLQVGHRGWIAIRELLDWLAEHWDQPEEGIWETRGGRQDFTYGRLMCWVAFDRGIRMAASHGRPAAVDRWREARDAIYDQIMTKGWNAQRKAFVQHYASDVLDSSLLRMSSVGFVAPHDPMWASTLRAMDDELVTDSLVYRYDPGASPDGLLGSEGTFSLCSFMYVDALARAGRLEDARLAFEKMLTYANHVGLFSEEIALTGEQIGNFPQAFTHLALIDAAITLDKALDRTARG
- the zwf gene encoding glucose-6-phosphate dehydrogenase; the encoded protein is MDALVIFGATGDLAKLETFPALVGLVDREVLDVPVIGVAKSGWNLDRFRDYAARSLRDNGMDVESPAARTMLGLLRYVDGDLGDDATYAEMSRQMGDARRALFYLEVPPFLFGRIAEGISKAGRAEGARVMVEKPFGTDLDSAIALNETMHRYFPEDAIYRVDHWLGLDPLNDVLVARFANSMIEPLLNRDHVESIQITMAEAFDVADRGRFYDGTGAIRDVVQNHMLQVLATVVADPPDGSGVNSWLDAKARVVSALRPLTPADTVRGQYDGYRDVDGVDALSTVESYVAVRLALDSWRWAGVPLLIRAGKTLPVTATEISIKFRPVPYDVFAMFGVTGKNLTNALRFRIWPNTQISLTLAGKKPGPGAEPRLNDLVFAEHAGEEMRPYDRLIGAALDGRRVFFARQDTVEAAWRVVDPVLGDAVPVHTYPRGSWGPKEADSLLPNGETWHDPA